In a single window of the Leptospira sanjuanensis genome:
- a CDS encoding ester cyclase has translation MNNRSPKQIAMSWIEAYNSHNPDAAISLYDENIANLQFPWGKTVQGREAMRNTYVNVFKAFPDIRIEVMNMIEQEPWVVVEWRFSGTMKGEFAGHTPNNNSFDMHGCEIFQIVNGKILVQHGYWDKETMFSQLKIDMNR, from the coding sequence TTGAATAACCGATCTCCCAAACAAATCGCAATGAGCTGGATCGAAGCGTATAACAGCCACAATCCCGATGCCGCCATATCGCTTTACGACGAAAATATTGCGAATTTACAGTTCCCTTGGGGAAAAACCGTTCAAGGACGCGAGGCGATGCGAAATACGTACGTCAATGTATTTAAGGCGTTTCCCGACATTCGCATTGAAGTCATGAATATGATCGAACAAGAACCTTGGGTTGTAGTCGAGTGGCGTTTCAGCGGGACAATGAAAGGAGAATTTGCGGGCCATACTCCCAACAACAATTCTTTTGATATGCACGGCTGCGAAATCTTTCAGATCGTAAACGGTAAAATTCTGGTTCAACACGGATATTGGGACAAGGAGACGATGTTCTCTCAACTCAAAATCGATATGAATCGTTGA
- the tnpC gene encoding IS66 family transposase: MSLDLNSLPDDVEELKRIIILENNKYQEELRLQKQKESEHLDQIERLKIQLFGRKTEKWSQIEKDQGFLFNEIESSLQEDSPEPEEESLFSPVKSHTRKKTGRKPFPDYFPRIEILHDIPEIDKTCSCGHELTRIGEDKSEKLDIIPAKIQVEVHIRPKYACKHCEGTSDETLPVVRIAPVPHQIAEKSMLSSGFLAHTLTQKFADALPFYRQAGILQRSGVDISRSTLSNTAIQVFEKLSPMIEDVRRELFKSKYLQIDETILQVLNEEGKLNTSKSYMWVIRGFIREKPVVLYHYEPSRSAKFLEEWIQGFEGIIQTDGFESYDSLLKVKSKILHAGCWNHARRRFFEILKIDSKNVQAEWIVKKIGKLYTIESKAKVESLSSEEHLKLRQSESKPIVDEIRSWMNKRIVEVAPKSSMGKALSYLSGQWEKLLLFLDHPELQLDTNLVENDIRPFVIGRKNWLFSGCPQGATASAGFYSLIQNAKISGIDPYAYLRDLFKSWETIPRSLSCEDLPKNGGLVVR; this comes from the coding sequence ATGTCTTTGGATCTAAACTCTCTTCCTGATGATGTAGAAGAACTAAAAAGAATCATTATATTAGAGAATAATAAATATCAGGAAGAATTACGACTCCAAAAACAGAAAGAATCCGAACATTTGGATCAGATCGAGAGATTGAAGATCCAGCTTTTCGGGAGAAAGACTGAGAAATGGAGTCAGATCGAAAAAGATCAAGGATTTCTTTTTAACGAAATAGAAAGCTCCTTGCAAGAAGATTCTCCTGAACCCGAAGAAGAAAGTCTTTTTAGTCCTGTTAAAAGCCATACAAGAAAGAAGACGGGAAGAAAACCTTTCCCGGACTACTTTCCAAGAATCGAAATCCTACATGATATTCCTGAAATTGATAAAACCTGTTCTTGTGGTCACGAGCTTACTCGTATCGGAGAAGACAAGTCCGAGAAGTTAGATATTATCCCGGCTAAAATACAAGTCGAAGTTCATATTCGCCCTAAGTATGCGTGTAAGCATTGTGAAGGAACTTCTGATGAAACTCTACCTGTCGTAAGAATCGCGCCGGTTCCCCATCAGATCGCTGAGAAGAGTATGCTTTCTTCCGGATTCTTAGCTCACACGCTTACTCAAAAGTTTGCGGATGCTCTTCCGTTTTACAGACAAGCCGGGATTCTCCAGAGATCGGGAGTGGATATTTCAAGGAGCACCCTTTCCAATACCGCAATTCAAGTTTTTGAAAAACTTTCTCCGATGATCGAGGATGTGAGAAGGGAACTTTTCAAATCGAAGTATTTGCAGATCGATGAGACGATTCTTCAAGTGTTAAACGAAGAAGGAAAGTTGAATACATCCAAATCGTATATGTGGGTGATCCGAGGGTTCATCAGAGAAAAGCCCGTTGTTCTCTATCATTATGAGCCGAGTCGGAGCGCTAAGTTTTTAGAAGAATGGATCCAGGGATTTGAAGGAATCATCCAAACGGACGGTTTTGAATCTTACGATTCTTTGTTGAAAGTTAAATCTAAGATTCTTCACGCGGGATGTTGGAATCATGCGAGGAGGAGATTTTTCGAAATTCTAAAAATCGATTCTAAGAATGTGCAAGCAGAATGGATCGTAAAGAAAATCGGTAAGCTTTATACAATCGAGTCAAAAGCTAAGGTAGAAAGTTTAAGTTCTGAAGAACATCTGAAACTCAGGCAATCCGAATCTAAGCCTATCGTTGATGAGATTCGTTCTTGGATGAACAAACGGATCGTCGAAGTTGCTCCCAAATCTTCTATGGGAAAAGCGCTCTCTTATCTTTCTGGCCAGTGGGAAAAACTGCTTCTCTTTTTGGATCATCCGGAATTGCAATTAGATACGAATCTCGTTGAGAACGACATTCGTCCTTTTGTGATCGGTAGAAAAAACTGGCTCTTCTCCGGTTGTCCACAAGGGGCAACTGCGAGCGCGGGATTCTATTCGTTAATTCAAAATGCAAAGATCTCAGGTATCGATCCTTACGCTTATTTACGAGATCTTTTTAAGTCTTGGGAAACGATACCGAGAAGTCTTTCTTGCGAGGATCTGCCAAAAAACGGTGGGCTTGTGGTTCGTTAG
- a CDS encoding helix-turn-helix domain-containing protein yields the protein MSKDSQRCIQKKIKVLNHAKESQNVSKTCRHFGISRETFYQWKKAYETYGEEGLIDKKPGFRPGACPWRTNKDTEEKILHLRRTYHFGPQRISWHLERYLSIKITAAAVYYVLKRNGMNKLPENQRRRSIPSSFIRYEKKVPGHHVQIDVKFLSFRNSKGKEIKRFQYTAIDDCSYPT from the coding sequence ATGTCGAAGGATTCTCAGCGATGTATTCAGAAAAAGATCAAAGTATTAAATCATGCCAAGGAATCTCAGAACGTTTCCAAAACATGTAGACACTTTGGAATTTCAAGAGAAACATTTTATCAGTGGAAAAAGGCATATGAGACCTATGGAGAAGAAGGACTCATTGATAAGAAACCGGGATTTCGTCCTGGTGCCTGCCCTTGGCGAACGAACAAGGATACTGAAGAAAAAATCTTACACCTACGTAGAACCTATCATTTCGGTCCACAAAGAATCTCATGGCACTTAGAACGCTATCTCTCGATAAAAATCACTGCTGCTGCAGTATATTATGTATTAAAACGAAATGGTATGAACAAGTTACCGGAGAATCAAAGAAGGCGATCTATTCCATCTTCGTTTATTCGATATGAAAAAAAAGTTCCAGGACATCATGTACAAATAGACGTAAAATTCCTTTCTTTCCGTAATTCCAAAGGCAAGGAAATTAAGAGATTTCAATATACAGCTATTGATGACTGTAGTTACCCCACTTAA
- a CDS encoding endonuclease/exonuclease/phosphatase family protein has product MQKSFLSFLGRILPYLLLFFAPLLIPEPLKAQDSRLRLASFNAMFLYDEVGDEKKSPQGRIPRKESDFEKIKSHLLKIDPDVIALQEVENEEAIRKILPASFSCSLTKKISGYDQRVGICWKNKFRFADAAHYSALAIEPGLRSGVEATLSIGNRNYSFLSVHLKAGNSKRDKNLRSKQLLVLNEILKTKENFFLLGDMNSPLGKDHRSWKLLSEGLNLKNPGRYVKQSCWGHKDLIDLIVTDVSIGNSKLVPVPFAEDDGAFDGVPANESGLSDHCPVVLDVRLEG; this is encoded by the coding sequence ATGCAAAAAAGCTTTCTCTCGTTCTTAGGAAGAATTCTTCCGTATCTTCTTCTTTTTTTTGCACCGCTCCTTATTCCGGAACCGCTCAAGGCACAGGATTCTCGACTGAGACTCGCGAGTTTCAACGCGATGTTTCTGTATGACGAGGTCGGAGACGAGAAAAAATCGCCTCAAGGAAGAATCCCGAGAAAAGAATCCGACTTTGAAAAAATCAAATCACATCTTTTGAAAATCGATCCCGACGTCATCGCACTCCAAGAGGTGGAAAACGAAGAAGCGATCCGGAAAATTCTCCCCGCATCTTTTTCCTGTTCCCTAACAAAGAAAATTTCCGGATACGATCAAAGGGTAGGAATCTGCTGGAAAAACAAATTTCGCTTCGCGGATGCGGCCCACTACTCCGCTCTTGCGATTGAACCCGGCTTGAGAAGCGGAGTGGAAGCGACTCTTTCCATCGGAAATAGGAACTATTCTTTTTTGAGCGTTCATCTGAAAGCCGGAAACTCGAAGAGAGATAAAAATCTCAGATCGAAACAACTTCTCGTCTTAAACGAGATCTTAAAAACGAAAGAGAATTTTTTTCTTCTGGGGGACATGAATTCTCCTCTCGGAAAGGATCATCGGTCCTGGAAGCTTCTATCGGAAGGTCTGAATCTGAAAAATCCGGGACGTTATGTGAAACAGAGCTGCTGGGGACACAAGGATTTGATCGATTTGATCGTAACGGATGTTTCGATCGGAAATTCGAAATTGGTTCCGGTTCCGTTTGCGGAAGACGATGGAGCGTTTGACGGAGTTCCTGCAAACGAAAGCGGCTTGTCCGATCACTGTCCGGTTGTATTGGACGTTAGGTTGGAGGGATAG
- the tnpB gene encoding IS66 family insertion sequence element accessory protein TnpB (TnpB, as the term is used for proteins encoded by IS66 family insertion elements, is considered an accessory protein, since TnpC, encoded by a neighboring gene, is a DDE family transposase.) — translation MELNPGNRKVYLRPGATDLRKSINTLSVIVEGKMKKDPYSASVFLFCNRKKDKLKMLYWDKSGFCLWQKRLEESKFPWPNSEEEVHKIPVERFHWLLNGIDFFKEHKKLKYKNVS, via the coding sequence ATGGAGTTAAATCCCGGAAACAGAAAAGTGTATCTTCGACCTGGGGCGACGGATTTAAGGAAATCGATCAATACGCTCTCTGTAATCGTAGAAGGAAAGATGAAAAAAGATCCGTATTCGGCGAGCGTCTTTCTCTTCTGCAATCGCAAGAAAGATAAACTGAAGATGCTCTACTGGGATAAGAGCGGGTTTTGCCTTTGGCAGAAGAGACTGGAAGAGAGTAAATTCCCGTGGCCGAACTCAGAGGAGGAAGTGCATAAAATACCCGTTGAAAGGTTTCATTGGCTATTGAATGGGATCGATTTTTTCAAAGAGCACAAGAAACTAAAATACAAGAATGTCAGTTGA
- a CDS encoding cytochrome c3 family protein — MNNRALKLSVPLIALAAVAYLIFSPSKYVGYAPDQPIPFNHKIHAGDNKIDCKYCHTGVETSAHATVPSSSTCMNCHSLVATNKPLIKKLAKSYNDNKPIEWIKVHDMPDHVQFNHSRHISRGVDCSQCHGNVAEMVKVKQVASLNMGYCVDCHRENNAPTDCSTCHR; from the coding sequence ATGAATAACAGAGCACTGAAACTTTCGGTACCGCTCATTGCCCTCGCGGCCGTAGCGTATCTGATTTTCTCTCCCTCCAAGTATGTTGGGTATGCGCCCGATCAGCCTATACCCTTTAATCACAAGATACATGCCGGAGACAATAAGATAGACTGTAAATACTGTCACACCGGGGTAGAAACCTCAGCACACGCCACAGTCCCATCCTCTTCCACTTGCATGAACTGCCACTCTCTCGTTGCAACCAACAAACCTCTGATCAAGAAACTCGCTAAGTCGTATAACGACAACAAGCCGATCGAATGGATTAAGGTTCATGACATGCCAGACCACGTTCAGTTCAATCACTCTCGTCACATTTCGAGAGGAGTGGACTGTTCTCAGTGTCACGGTAACGTAGCGGAGATGGTGAAAGTAAAACAGGTAGCATCCTTAAACATGGGATACTGCGTGGATTGTCACAGAGAGAACAACGCTCCGACAGATTGTTCCACCTGCCACAGATAA
- the tnpA gene encoding IS66 family insertion sequence element accessory protein TnpA, which yields MKKTKIDWPKEFDDFSKSGLSQPQYCKERHLKYTTFRYHWERRSKHSEKNDFVEIPPSSTNSQSLVEAEFLTLKIDTSGKASLQVNVQFSLGRWS from the coding sequence ATGAAAAAAACGAAAATAGATTGGCCCAAAGAGTTTGATGACTTTTCAAAGAGTGGACTTTCCCAGCCTCAGTATTGTAAAGAAAGACACCTCAAATACACGACGTTTCGATATCATTGGGAGAGACGTTCTAAGCATTCAGAGAAGAACGACTTTGTAGAAATTCCTCCTTCCTCGACAAATTCTCAGTCATTGGTAGAAGCCGAATTTTTGACCCTAAAGATAGATACGTCGGGGAAGGCATCGCTCCAAGTAAACGTTCAGTTTAGTTTAGGACGATGGAGTTAA